In the Gossypium raimondii isolate GPD5lz chromosome 9, ASM2569854v1, whole genome shotgun sequence genome, one interval contains:
- the LOC105798056 gene encoding uncharacterized protein LOC105798056 encodes MAGSTSGTTSSNPSLNPSAPKILLAKPSAGPVPGKFGRGGGEDETAPHRARLPPVGSLNLLSDSWEFHIDRFLPFLTENTDFKVVGIIGPPGAGKSTIMNELYGFDGVSPGMLPPFAIQSEETRAMARHCTVGIEPRISAERLILLDTQSVFSPSVLSEIMRPDGSSTVSVLSGESLSAELAHEIMNIQLGVLLASICHILLVVSEGVHDNSMWHMMLTVDLLKHGIPDPSCITPLHSQSSTLGLQKEGKDKVHEVEEYIGTPVFVHTKLQDQDLSPPNIVQTKKALLQYFGSSSFMRRKCANKPTDQPAMTQINTKDTELLDLLMIPYKNKDDSPEAQCESYVSSLWKLRDQVLSMNCPSFTRNVSERDWLKSSAKIWELVKSSPIIAEYSRTLLSSGMFRR; translated from the exons ATGGCGGGTTCCACTAGCGGAACCACTTCTTCCAATCCATCATTGAACCCTTCTGCTCCCAAAATCCTATTAGCCAAGCCATCAGCTGGGCCGGTCCCTGGTAAATTTGGACGCGGAGGTGGTGAAGATGAAACGGCGCCGCATAGGGCCCGTCTCCCTCCCGTTGGTTCCCTCAACCTTCTTTCTGATTCCTGGGAGTTCCACATCGATCGATTTTTGCCT TTTTTGACTGAGAATACTGATTTTAAGGTGGTTGGAATCATCGGTCCACCTGGTGCAGGCAAGTCGACGATAATGAATGAGCTTTATGGTTTTGATGGGGTATCACCTG GGATGTTGCCACCATTTGCTATACAGTCAGAAGAAACCAGAGCAATGGCAAGGCATTGTACTGTAGGTATTGAACCAAGGATTTCTGCTGAACGGCTTATACTACTTGATACCCAG TCTGTTTTCAGTCCTTCGGTTTTATCTGAGATTATGAGACCTGATGGCTCATCCACGGTTTCAGTACTAAGTGGTGAGTCACTGTCTGCTGAGTTGGCtcatgaaattatgaatatcCAG CTTGGTGTTCTTCTAGCATCTATTTGTCACATTTTGCTGGTGGTGTCTGAGGGAGTCCATGATAATAGCATGTGGCACATGATGTTGACG GTTGACTTATTGAAACATGGCATTCCTGATCCATCTTGCATAACCCCGCTCCATTCACAGAGCTCTACATTGGGTCTTCAGAAAGAGGGCAAAGATAAAGTTCATGAGGTTGAGGAGTATATTGGTACCCCTGTTTTTGTGCACACAAA GCTACAAGATCAAGACCTTTCTCCGCCTAATATTGTGCAAACGAAGAAGGCGCTTTTACAATATTTTGGTTCCTCTTCATTTATGAGACGGAAATGTGCAAATAAACCCACTGATCAACCTGCTATGACTCAGATTAATACTAAAGATACAGAGTTGCTTGATTTACTTATGATCCCTTATAAGAACAAAGACGACTCTCCTGAAGCTCAGTGTGAAAGTTATGTCTCCTCACTATGGAAATTACGCGATCAG GTTTTGTCAATGAACTGCCCTTCGTTTACACGGAATGTTTCTGAACGTGACTGGTTAAAAAGTTCTGCCAAGATATGGGAATTGGTGAAGAGCTCACCTATTATTGCCGAGTATAGCAGAACATTACTAAGTTCTGGTATGTTTAGGAGATAA